Proteins found in one Sorghum bicolor cultivar BTx623 chromosome 1, Sorghum_bicolor_NCBIv3, whole genome shotgun sequence genomic segment:
- the LOC8080769 gene encoding cytochrome P450 709B2, which yields MVVAVALQLAALLALLLALWRLAWRPHAVARSFARQGVGGPPYTFLAGSLPEAKRLLMAGRRGVPPLDAACHDIMPVLLPQFHRWVADYGRTFLFWIGPIPALLSTDLQLIKQVLTDRTGLYQKDFMIPVLKFLFGNGVILINGDDWKRHRKVVLPAFNHETIKSMSAVTAEVTKQMMRQWREQIIIQGSGDKESAEIDMIHAFNDLTAKVNGRVAFGTSHRDVEEVIVLMREMQKLATAATLDAPILWYLPTRRNLQVRRLNKQLRSKIISIMQARLAADGAKKCGGRGGAGGGDLLGLLLEAWTPQQQQQHGNNGETLTTDEVIDECKTFFAAGQETTATLLTWAMFLLAVHPEWQHKVREEVVREFSCTSDGDGDEVPHADVLAKLKLLYMVLLETSRLYPPIVYIQRRAASDAVLGGIKVPQGTVISIPIAMLHRDKQVWGLDADEFNPMRFEHGLTKAAKDPKALLAFSLGPRVCTGQSFGIVEVQVVMAMILRRFSFSLSPEYVHKPKYLLSLTPKLGMPLIVRIVDG from the exons ATGGTGGTGGCCGTGGCCTTGCAGCTGGCGGCGCTCCTGGCGCTGCTGCTCGCGCTGTGGCGTCTGGCGTGGCGGCCGCACGCCGTGGCGCGGTCGTTCGCGAGGCAGGGCGTCGGTGGCCCGCCCTACACGTTCCTGGCAGGGTCCTTGCCGGAGGCGAAGCGGCTGCTGATGGCCGGCCGGAGAGGCGTGCCGCCCCTCGACGCCGCCTGCCACGACATCATGCCCGTCCTCCTGCCGCAGTTCCACAGATGGGTCGCAGACTATG GGAGAACGTTTCTGTTCTggatcgggccgattcccgctCTCTTGTCTACGGATCTACAGCTGATTAAGCAAGTGCTGACAGACAGGACGGGCCTGTATCAGAAGGACTTCATGATCCCCGTGCTCAAGTTCCTCTTCGGCAACGGTGTCATACTGATAAACGGAGACGATTGGAAGCGGCACCGTAAAGTGGTTCTTCCTGCGTTCAACCATGAGACGATCAAG AGCATGTCGGCGGTGACGGCAGAGGTAACGAAGCAGATGATGCGGCAATGGCGGGAGCAGATTATTATTCAGGGAAGCGGCGACAAGGAATCGGCCGAGATAGACATGATCCACGCCTTCAACGACCTGACCGCAAAGGTCAACGGCCGCGTCGCCTTCGGCACGAGCCACCGGGATGTCGAGGAGGTCATCGTCTTGATGCGGGAGATGCAGAAGCTCGCCACTGCCGCCACGCTGGATGCTCCAATACTCTG GTATCTGCCAACTCGGCGGAACCTGCAAGTCCGACGTCTGAACAAACAGCTGAGAAGCAAGATCATATCCATCATGCAGGCGCGGCTGGCCGCCGACGGAGCTAAGAAGTGTGGTgggcgcggcggcgccggcgggggCGACCTACTCGGGCTGTTGCTAGAGGCGTGgacgccgcagcagcagcagcagcatggcaACAACGGCGAGACGCTGACAACCGACGAGGTGATCGACGAGTGCAAGACCTTCTTCGCCGCGGGGCAGGAAACCACGGCCACGCTCCTGACCTGGGCCATGTTCCTGCTCGCCGTGCACCCGGAGTGGCAGCACAAAGTCAGGGAGGAGGTCGTCCGGGAATTCTCCTGCAccagcgacggcgacggcgacgaggtCCCCCACGCCGATGTTCTCGCCAAGCTCAAGCTG CTATACATGGTGTTGCTGGAGACATCGCGCCTGTACCCTCCCATCGTGTACATACAGCGGAGGGCTGCATCGGACGCCGTCCTTGGAGGCATCAAGGTGCCCCAGGGCACGGTCATCTCGATCCCCATCGCCATGCTGCACCGGGACAAGCAGGTCTGGGGCCTCGACGCCGACGAGTTCAACCCCATGAGGTTCGAGCATGGCCTCACAAAGGCCGCCAAGGATCCCAAGGCGCTGCTGGCTTTCTCCCTGGGGCCGAGAGTGTGCACTGGCCAGAGCTTCGGCATCGTGGAAGTACAGGTTGTCATGGCGATGATCCTCAGGAGGTTCTCCTTCTCCCTCTCCCCAGAGTATGTTCACAAGCCCAAGTAtctcctgtccttgacacccaAGCTTGGGATGCCTCTCATCGTCAGGATTGTGGACGGCTGA